The DNA region CCGATCCTCGCCTTGGGCGGGATCGAAGGGAAGATGTTCCGGCCGATGGCGCTGACCGTGATCCTGGCCCTCTCCGGCTCCCTGCTGCTCGCGCTCACCTACGTGCCCTCGGCCGCATCGCTCTGGCTGAGCGACAAGCTCCAGGACCGGGAAAGCCCGCCGATCCGATGGGCGCGCGCCCTGTATACGCCCGCGCTCCGGTGGGCGCTCGGCCGGGGCGGGCCCATCCTGGTGCTCTCGGTCTTCGGCCTCTTCGCGTTCTCCCTCTTCCTCTTGAGCCGGATGGGTGCGGTCTTCGTCCCCCGGCTCAACGAGGGCGCCTTCACCGTGATGATCTACAAAGCTTGGTCGACGGGGTTGCCCGCTTCGCTGGAGATGGAAAAGCAGACCGAAAAGATGCTCCTGGCGCGCGTCCCGGAGATCTCCCTGGTCTTCTCCCGGGCCGGCACTCCCGATATCGCCACCGACCCGATGCCGCAGAACGAGAACGACACCTACATGATCCTCCGCCCTCCGGAAGAGTGGCGGAAGGAAGGAGGGAAGCCGATCAGCCGAGACCGGCTGATCGAGATCATTCAGCGGGAGATCGCCACCCGGGCTCCGGGGCAGCAGACGCTCTTCGGCCAGCCGATCGAAGTGCGCTTCAACGAGATGCTGGAGGGAGAGAAGGCCGACCTAGCCGCCAAATGGTACGGGCCCGATTTCGACGTCCTCGAGCCCCTGGCGGTCAAGACTGCGGAGATCCTCCGGAAGATCCCTGGGGCGATCGAGGTCGAAACGCAGTCGGCCGGCCGCGCGCCTTCGCTCGAATTCTCTCCCGATCGGTCGGCGATGGACCGGTATACCGTGGAAGCCGGCGAGATCAATTCCGCGGTGGCGACCGCGATGGCCGGGCAGGTCGCAGGGACGATGATCGACGGCGAGCGCCGCTACCCCGTCGTCGTCCGCCTTCCCGAAACCTTGCGCTCCGATCCGCGGGCGATCCTCCGGCTGCCCGTGCGCAGCGAATCGGGGGGATTGCTGCCGCTGGGAGAGGTCGGGAAGTACAGCGTGGAAAACCGGGTGCGGATCATCCGCCGATCGGGAGGAATCCGCTACCAGCCGGTACAGGTCACCTTGGGCAGCCGGGACGTGGTCGGCTTCGTCCGTGAGGCGCAAAGCCGCATCGCCCGTCAGATCGAGGCCCCCCGGGGTTACTTTCTGGAATTCGGCGGACAGTACCAGAACCTTCTTCGCGCCCAGGCCCGTCTTTCGGTGATCGTTCCGGCCGCCCTCCTCCTCATTTTCTTCCTGATCTTCACGGCCCTGGGCGATCTCCGGCAGACAATCCTCGTCCTGCTGAGCGTGCCGGTTGCGATCACCGGCGGCGTCTTCGCGCTCCGGTGGGCCGACCTCCCCTTCAGCCTCTCCGCCGGAGTCGGCTTCATCGCCCTCTCGGGAATCGCGGTCCTCGCCTCCCTGGTGCTGGTCGCATTCTTCAACCAGCTCCGGCACCAAGGATACCAGGTGGCCGACGCCGTCCGGGAAGGATGCCGGATCCGCCTCCGCCCGATCCTCATGACGGCCACGGTCGCCAGCCTGGGCTTCCTGCCGATGGCGATGGCTCACGGCGCGGGGGCGGAGGTCCAGCGCCCTTTGGCGATCGTCGTCATCGGCGGGGTGCTCTCCTCTACGCTCCTCTCCCTCCTCCTGCTGCCGACCCTCTACTCCTGGACGGAGCAGTGGCGGGAAGGTGCGCGGACAAGTCGGCCGCCCGCCGAGGAAAAGATCTCCCGGTCTCTGGAGGGATGAAGAAAAACCCGCTTCCCCCGCTTCCGCTCTCACCGAAGGAGCCGCCCCGAGGGGATCCGGCACGGAAGGCGTCGTGATTTTCTCTTTGCTCCGCTTCGCCGTCCGCCGCCGCGAGTTCATCTTCCTCGCCTCGGCAGGCTTGCTCGCGATCGGCCTCTGGGCGGCTTTCCGCCTTCCCATCGACGCGGTGCCCGATATCACCAGCCCCATGGTGCAGGTGAACACCGCCGTTCCGGCCCTGGCGCCGGAGGAGATCGAAAAGCTGGTCACCTTCCCGTTGGAGGTCGAGCTTGGCGGCCTCCCCCGGCTCGAGGTGATGCGCTCGCTCTCCAAGTTCGGCCTTTCCCAGGTGACCCTGATCTTCCGGGACGGGACCGATATCTACCGGAGCCGGCAGCTCGTCGCCGAGCGGTTGCTCGCGGCGAAGGCGAAGCTCCCGCCTGGCCTGACCCCCACCTTGGCCCCGATCGCCACGGGGCTGGGAGAGATCCTCTACTACTCCCTAGCCTACCGTCCGGAGGCGAAGGACAAGCCTCCCTCCGAAATGCTCCAGCTGATGGAGCTGCGGCTGCTGCAGGAATACACCGTCAAGCCGCTGCTCCGGGCGATTCCCGGAGTCGCCGACGTCAACACCAGCGGCGGCTACGAAAAGCTGATCGTCGTCTCGCCCACCGCCGAGAGCCTTTTCCACGCTGGCATCACTCTTCCCGAGCTCGGCGCGCTCGTCGGCAAGAACGTCGAGAATGCGGGCGGAGCCGTCATCGAAGAGGCGGGCCAGCAGCTCTTCGTCCGCTCGCTCGGACGGGTGGAAGACTTGGGGCAGATCGAGCGGCTTCCGATCAAATACGCGGGAAGTCCTCGTCCGCTGCTGGTAAGCGATTTGGCGAAGGTCGCGGTCGGGCCGAACATCCGTACGGGGGCGGCGACCGTCAACGGCGAGGAGGCCGTGGTCGGCACGGTGCTCCAGCTGATCGGAGAGAACGCCCGGGCGGTCGCGGCGCGCGTCAAGGATAAGATCGGCGAAATCCGCAAGCGGCTTCCCCCCTCCGTCGACCTGCAGATTCTCTACGACCAGTCAAAGCTCGTCGACCGCACGATTCGCACGGTCGTCGAGAACCTCACCGAAGGCGCCCTGCTCGTCATCGGGGTCCTCTTTCTCTTGGTCGGCGACGTCCGGGCAAGCCTGCTCGTCACCTCGGTCATCCCGCTCTCCTTTCTTTTCGCCCTCCTCGCTATGGGGCCCCTGCACATCTCCGCGAACCTGATGAGCTTGGGCGCCATCGATTTCGGCCTGCTCGTCGACGGCGCGGTCGTCCTGGTCGACAACGTCTTGCGGGAGCTGGCCCGGCGCGATAGCCGCCTCGGCGCGCCGCCGGATGCCCGGAGGCGGCTCGCGACCGTGCTGCGCGCCGCCGAGCAGGTTGGGCCCTCAGTCTTCTTCGGCGTGCTCGTGATCACCGTAGTCTACGTCCCGATTCTCTCCTTGGGCGGGATCGAGGGGAAGATGTTCCGTCCTATGGCATTCTCGGTCATCCTGGCCCTTTCGGGCTCTCTCCTCCTGGCGCTCACCTACGTTCCGGCAGCCGCCTCGGTCTGGATCCGGGGGAGCGCCCCGGGTCAGGAGACATGGCTCATCCGGCTCGCTCGGAGGGCCTACCAACCCATCCTCCGGTGGACGTTGGACCGCGGCGGGTCCCTGGTCGTGGGCCTCTCCTTCGCGGCCTTCGCCCTGGCTCTCTGGACGCTTGCGCACATGGGATCGGTTTTCGTCCCGCGCTTGGACGAGGGGGCCTTCACAATCGAATTCTACAAGGCGCCGTCGATCAGCCTGGAAGCTTCGGTCGCGATCGAAAAGGCCACCGAGAAGATGCTCCTCTCCCGGATACCGGAAGCCGAGATTCTCTTCTCGCGTACCGGCACCTCCGAGATCGCCACGGACCCGATGCCTCCCAACGAGAACGATCTCTACATGATGCTCCGGCCCCGCGCGCAGTGGCGCAAGGAGAACGGCCGCCCCATCACCCGGGAACGGCTCATCGAGATCATCTCCCGGGAAGTCGAAACGCGGGTTCCCGGGCAGACCATGCTTTTCGTCCAGCCGATCGAGATGCGCTTCAACGATATGCTCGAAGGCCAGCGAGCGGAGCTCGCCGTCAAGTGGTTCGGCCCCGACTACGACATCCTCGAGGGGCTGGCGGCGCGGACCCAGGAGATCCTCCGGACGATCCCGGGGGCCCTGGAGGTCGAGTTCCAGTCGGCGGGCCGCTGTCCTTCCCTGGAGTTCATCCCTGACCGAGCGGCGATGGAGCGATATGTCGTCCAATCG from Methylacidimicrobium sp. AP8 includes:
- a CDS encoding efflux RND transporter permease subunit produces the protein MIRRILALALHRRQLILLAAVGLCAAGFWSALRIPIDAVPDITSPMVQVNTAVPALAPEEIEKLVTFPLEIELSGIPGMETMRSLSKFGLSQITMIFRDGTDLYRSRQLVSERLLTAAGKLPRDLTPTMAPIATGLGEILYYTLAYRPDAKEKPPSEMLQLMELRLLQEYTVKPLLRMVPGVADVNTSGGYQKLILVEPSPESLFHAGITASDLASLIGKNVENAGGAVIDQAGQQLFVRSLGRVEDMAQIERLPVKYGGSAKPILVRDLARVTVGPNIRTGAATCNGEETVLGTVLMLIGENALTVARHAKEKIAEIQERLPPGVEIRVVYDQSDLIRRTIHTVIRNLSEGALLVIGVLFVLIVDVRASLLVASVIPLSFLFALCLMPPLHVSANLMSLGAIDFGLLVDGAVVIVENTIRELARRRRELGRPLTPVERRSAVLSAAEQVGPSVFFGVLVIAVVYLPILALGGIEGKMFRPMALTVILALSGSLLLALTYVPSAASLWLSDKLQDRESPPIRWARALYTPALRWALGRGGPILVLSVFGLFAFSLFLLSRMGAVFVPRLNEGAFTVMIYKAWSTGLPASLEMEKQTEKMLLARVPEISLVFSRAGTPDIATDPMPQNENDTYMILRPPEEWRKEGGKPISRDRLIEIIQREIATRAPGQQTLFGQPIEVRFNEMLEGEKADLAAKWYGPDFDVLEPLAVKTAEILRKIPGAIEVETQSAGRAPSLEFSPDRSAMDRYTVEAGEINSAVATAMAGQVAGTMIDGERRYPVVVRLPETLRSDPRAILRLPVRSESGGLLPLGEVGKYSVENRVRIIRRSGGIRYQPVQVTLGSRDVVGFVREAQSRIARQIEAPRGYFLEFGGQYQNLLRAQARLSVIVPAALLLIFFLIFTALGDLRQTILVLLSVPVAITGGVFALRWADLPFSLSAGVGFIALSGIAVLASLVLVAFFNQLRHQGYQVADAVREGCRIRLRPILMTATVASLGFLPMAMAHGAGAEVQRPLAIVVIGGVLSSTLLSLLLLPTLYSWTEQWREGARTSRPPAEEKISRSLEG
- a CDS encoding efflux RND transporter permease subunit, with translation MIFSLLRFAVRRREFIFLASAGLLAIGLWAAFRLPIDAVPDITSPMVQVNTAVPALAPEEIEKLVTFPLEVELGGLPRLEVMRSLSKFGLSQVTLIFRDGTDIYRSRQLVAERLLAAKAKLPPGLTPTLAPIATGLGEILYYSLAYRPEAKDKPPSEMLQLMELRLLQEYTVKPLLRAIPGVADVNTSGGYEKLIVVSPTAESLFHAGITLPELGALVGKNVENAGGAVIEEAGQQLFVRSLGRVEDLGQIERLPIKYAGSPRPLLVSDLAKVAVGPNIRTGAATVNGEEAVVGTVLQLIGENARAVAARVKDKIGEIRKRLPPSVDLQILYDQSKLVDRTIRTVVENLTEGALLVIGVLFLLVGDVRASLLVTSVIPLSFLFALLAMGPLHISANLMSLGAIDFGLLVDGAVVLVDNVLRELARRDSRLGAPPDARRRLATVLRAAEQVGPSVFFGVLVITVVYVPILSLGGIEGKMFRPMAFSVILALSGSLLLALTYVPAAASVWIRGSAPGQETWLIRLARRAYQPILRWTLDRGGSLVVGLSFAAFALALWTLAHMGSVFVPRLDEGAFTIEFYKAPSISLEASVAIEKATEKMLLSRIPEAEILFSRTGTSEIATDPMPPNENDLYMMLRPRAQWRKENGRPITRERLIEIISREVETRVPGQTMLFVQPIEMRFNDMLEGQRAELAVKWFGPDYDILEGLAARTQEILRTIPGALEVEFQSAGRCPSLEFIPDRAAMERYVVQSAEINAAIASGVAGEPVGTVIDGERRYPIVIRLPEADRSDPGKVLSLPVRSENGGLLPLKEVAGYAVRDRVRMIQRGSGIRYQVVQVTLGSRDLEGFVREAKSRILRAVPPPPGYFLEFGGQYQNLVHAQARLAVIVPAGLLLIFFFLYTALGSIRQTLLVLLSVPVAATGGIFSLRLMNLPFSLSAAVGFIALSGIATLASLVLISFFNQLRLEGKPVRESVWEGCQIRLRPVLMTAAVASLGFLPMALSQGAGAEVQRPLALVVIGGILSSSLLSLLLLPTLYCWTEQERRRPAALEPPAIAEEMLSAGGRMSVRPDGKPS